In Brassica rapa cultivar Chiifu-401-42 chromosome A06, CAAS_Brap_v3.01, whole genome shotgun sequence, a single window of DNA contains:
- the LOC103871411 gene encoding zinc finger BED domain-containing protein DAYSLEEPER, producing MDTALEVYNGVDNRTPEIQPIKRRKKQSKVWEHFTIQFTQPGCRRAFCKGCNQSFSYSNGSKVAGTSHLKRHIDKGTCPALVHHHNTQDSNEMTTPQTAKSETPSETPRRRRYRTQDRSACVVFDQDKCRREIVKMITMHDYPLHMVEHPGFVSFVQTLQPQFFDALSFNNVQGDCVATYLAEKQNVIKCLEEIPGRFCLTLDFWTSKLTLGYVFITCHFIDSDWKIQKKLLNVLMEPYPESEQALSLAVANCVSEWGLEGKLFSVTFNHPASKPAAENIRPLLCIKNTGILNGQMVIGNCVARTFSGIAKDVLDKGKDVIKKVRDCVKHVKTSESHEERFVALMEQLQLPGEKVLSLDDQTQWDTTYKMLVAASELKEVFSCLDTVDPDFKQPPPSAEDWSHVETLCTLLKPLFEAASTLQTTGSPSAVTFFHEVWKTQSDLSRSIAGEDPYVAGIAKTMKEKADKYWRESSLVLAMAVVMDPRFKMKLVEFSFSKIFGEDAGKNINTVDDGIHELFSEYVALSALVKPASEDELSEFDKFMIKERAGKNLKSELDQYLEETLLPRVQEFDVLEWWKQNKLKFPTLSKMARDILAIPVSAAAFDYVFDVEPREMDEYKTSLRPETVEALICAKEWLRESDASSAADVQMSSAIVKAET from the coding sequence atgGACACAGCGTTGGAGGTATACAATGGCGTTGACAATAGAACACCAGAGATACAACCCATCAAGCGACGCAAGAAGCAGTCAAAGGTCTGGGAGCACTTCACTATCCAGTTTACACAGCCAGGTTGCAGAAGGGCTTTCTGCAAAGGCTGTAACCAGAGCTTTTCCTACAGCAACGGCTCAAAAGTAGCTGGCACTAGCCATCTCAAGCGTCATATTGATAAAGGCACTTGTCCTGCACTTGTTCATCATCATAATACGCAGGACAGCAATGAAATGACAACACCCCAAACTGCCAAGAGTGAGACACCTAGTGAGACACCTAGGAGGAGGCGTTACCGAACCCAGGACAGAAGTGCTTGTGTTGTGTTTGATCAGGACAAGTGTCGCCGTGAGATTGTTAAGATGATCACTATGCATGACTACCCTCTTCACATGGTTGAGCATCCAGGGTTCGTCTCCTTTGTGCAGACTCTCCAGCCTCAGTTCTTTGACGCTCTCAGTTTCAACAATGTTCAAGGAGACTGTGTGGCGACTTACCTTGCCGAAAAACAGAATGTCATCAAGTGTTTAGAAGAGATTCCTGGACGGTTCTGTCTCACTCTTGACTTCTGGACCTCCAAGTTAACTCTTGGTTATGTGTTTATAACCTGCCACTTCATTGACAGTGATTGGAAGATACAGAAGAAGCTTCTCAACGTTTTGATGGAGCCTTATCCAGAATCAGAACAAGCTCTGAGTCTTGCTGTTGCTAATTGTGTTTCTGAATGGGGTCTGGAGGGCAAGTTGTTTAGCGTTACCTTCAACCATCCGGCGAGTAAGCCTGCAGCCGAAAACATCAGACCTCTACTATGCATCAAGAACACTGGGATTCTGAATGGTCAGATGGTGATAGGAAACTGCGTTGCGCGAACATTCAGTGGCATTGCTAAAGATGTGCTGGATAAAGGGAAAGATGTGATCAAGAAGGTCCGTGACTGTGTGAAGCACGTGAAAACCTCAGAGTCTCATGAGGAGAGGTTTGTTGCGCTCATGGAACAGCTTCAACTTCCAGGCGAGAAGGTACTTTCTCTTGATGATCAGACGCAATGGGACACAACATACAAGATGCTTGTGGCTGCTTCAGAGTTAAAGGAAGTGTTCTCTTGCTTAGACACTGTTGATCCTGACTTCAAGCAACCTCCTCCTTCGGCAGAAGATTGGAGCCACGTGGAGACACTTTGCACACTCCTGAAGCCTCTTTTCGAAGCGGCCTCTACTCTTCAGACAACTGGAAGTCCCTCTGCTGTTACGTTCTTCCACGAAGTGTGGAAGACGCAGTCAGATCTGTCTAGGTCCATTGCCGGAGAGGATCCGTACGTAGCGGGTATTGCTAAAACCATGAAAGAGAAGGCTGACAAGTACTGGAGAGAGAGTAGCTTGGTTTTGGCAATGGCGGTTGTGATGGATCCTCGGTTCAAGATGAAGCTCGTGGAGTTCAGTTTCTCCAAGATATTCGGTGAAGACGCTGGGAAGAACATCAACACCGTGGATGATGGGATCCACGAGCTCTTCAGCGAGTACGTGGCACTCTCGGCGCTGGTGAAACCGGCATCTGAAGATGAACTGTCAGAGTTCGACAAATTCATGATAAAGGAGAGGGCAGGGAAGAATCTGAAGTCAGAGCTGGACCAGTACCTTGAGGAAACGCTGTTACCACGGGTTCAGGAGTTTGATGTTCTCGAGTGGTGGAAACAGAACAAGCTCAAGTTCCCAACATTGTCGAAGATGGCTAGAGACATCCTCGCTATCCCAGTCTCGGCTGCAGCCTTTGACTATGTCTTTGACGTGGAACCGAGGGAGATGGATGAGTACAAGACGTCACTGAGGCCTGAGACTGTGGAGGCTCTTATTTGCGCGAAGGAATGGCTACGTGAGAGTGATGCTTCTTCTGCAGCAGATGTGCAAATGTCAAGTGCTATTGTCAAAGCTGAAACATAG
- the LOC103871686 gene encoding translation initiation factor IF-2 — translation MPVVGKEKVTWMKLTTKPLDKEENFSKVKRALCSLTQIRDQRFDDNETVTIKVVCCSPEKVADKLCKKGGGAIKKIEYGIENPMAPKPKAPEKPKEAEKPKPAPAPAPAPAPAPAPAPAPAPAPAPAPAPAPAASSSQTMINNSEPGHPMYGGSYNGYYQEYRSYPETQWGQPMYNGYPSRPIYDSYGGGGWYGDETGSSCTIM, via the exons ATGCCAGTGGTGGGCAAGGAGAAG GTAACATGGATGAAGTTGACGACGAAACCTCTTGACAAGGAGGAGAACTTCAGTAAAGTCAAGAGGGCTCTTTGTAGCCTGACTC AAATAAGAGACCAACGGTTCGACGATAACGAAACAGTCACGATCAAAGTGGTTTGTTGCAGTCCTGAAAAAGTTGCGGACAAACTCTGCAAAAAGGGAGGTGGAGCTATCAAGAAGATCGAGTATGGTATCGAAAACCCTATGGCACCAAAGCCTAAGGCACCTGAAAAGCCTAAAGAAGCAGAGAAGCCAAAACCAGCTCCAGCTCCAGCTCCAGCTCCAGCTCCAGCTCCAGCTCCAGCTCCAGCTCCAGCTCCAGCTCCAGCTCCAGCTCCAGCTCCAGCTCCAGCAGCTTCCAGTTCTCAAACAATGATCAATAATTCAGAGCCGGGTCACCCGATGTATGGTGGGTCTTACAACGGCTATTACCAAGAATATAGGTCTTACCCGGAGACGCAGTGGGGTCAGCCGATGTATAATGGATATCCTTCAAGACCCATTTATGATAGCTATGGAGGTGGAGGTTGGTACGGAGATGAGACCGGCTCATCTTGCACTATTATGTGA
- the LOC103871412 gene encoding probable calcium-binding protein CML34, protein MSAKQILQKFDKNNDGKLSLEEFREAALAFSKNIPDEEITNMFKEFDVDGDGELDADEFTLCINNMLKEAFDFCDTDGAGKVTASEFHAAMTGLGEDFTEEKCAEMVQAVDADGDGYVSFEEFMAMIIGEFKK, encoded by the coding sequence ATGTCTGCAAAACAGATCCTCCAAAAGTTCGACAAGAACAACGACGGCAAGCTCTCACTGGAGGAGTTCCGTGAAGCGGCTCTTGCTTTCTCTAAGAACATTCCTGATGAAGAAATCACAAATATGTTCAAGGAATTTGACGTGGATGGTGACGGTGAGCTTGACGCTGACGAGTTTACTTTGTGCATTAATAACATGTTGAAGGAAGCTTTTGATTTTTGTGATACTGATGGTGCCGGAAAGGTAACAGCAAGTGAGTTCCATGCGGCCATGACTGGGCTTGGGGAGGACTTCACAGAAGAAAAATGTGCAGAGATGGTTCAAGCCGTGGATGCAGATGGTGATGGTTATGTGAGCTTTGAGGAATTTATGGCTATGATCATTGGCGAGTTTAAGAAATGA
- the LOC103871413 gene encoding phosphatidylinositol 4-kinase alpha 1, which produces MEALTELCDIIAENPKQFSEKLAWICGRCPQTEWLLAESPRVSRSHLNAVLAVARIISKNPESTDNRAKSAVNDFLSAVPASFRRSFWPHSFPSQSISAFYCDFLSYLSSAADLSPDFATEVARFTGEVVIAAASCGGDGNGDGDPSISKAFLVALSQNFPSILQSDGDKLITMLLDQFVVSRAPLNSANSETSSAQSSPVSTNRYPSGKTEESSPGDGSTASSKSSSSVVVNGGSIVWKTGVDQLSFGFSEGSGGSNPVFRQQVASFEDESIESLEKQEIAFRLITHILEKVKVDSKLQDQVRFIAKRQLQSMSAFLKSRKRDWNEQGPVLKTRVNAKLSVYQAVAKMKIKSLVSLETDGKTSKRLVLETLALLLDAADACLTSVWRKMKACEELFGSLLSGIAKIAVERGGQPLRVLLIRLKPLVLAVCAQPDQGALLESVFKTSCEIIESGWSKDRAPVDTFIMGLASSIRERNDYEEQVDREKQVPAVQLNVIRLLADLNVAVKKPEVADMILPLFIESLEEGDASAPSFLRLQLLDAVSRIATLGFEKSYRETVVLMTRSYLSKLSTVGSVESKTSAPEATTERIETLPAGFLTIANGLADTKLRSDYRHRLLSLCSDVGLAAESKSGGSGVDFLGPLLPAVAEICSDFDPTLDVEPSLLKLFRNLWFYIALFGLAPPILKAPTPAGKSTSNSANSGSMNAALQAVGGPYMWNTEWIIAVQRISQGTPPLVVSSVKWLEDELELNALHNPGSRRGNGNEKVASTQRLALSTALGGRVDVASMNTISGVKATYLLAVAFLEIIRFISNGGILNGDSSVSASRSAFSCVFEYLKTPNLTPAVSQCLTAIVHRSFETAVSWLEDRISLTGKDARNRELTTYAHACFLIKSMSQRDEHVRNISVNLLTQLRDKFPQVLWHSSCLDSLLFSVHDNTSSTVVNDPAWTAAVRSLYQKVVREWIIISLSYAPCTSQGLLQDKLCKANTWQRAQTTTDVVSLLSEIKIGTGKNEIWSGIRTANIPAVMAAAAAASGANLKVSESFNLEVLGTGVVSATVKCNHAGEIAGMRRLYNSIGGFQSGSAPSGFGGGLQRLISGAFSQAPQPEDDSFNEMLIARFVRLLQQFVNTAEKGGEVDKTQFRETCSQATALLLSNLGAESKTNVEGFSQLLRLLCWCPAYISTPDAMETGIFIWTWLVSAAPQLVSLVLAELVDAWIWTIDTKRGLFASDVRYSGPAAKLRPHLAPGEPEGSPESDPVDQIVAHRLWLGFLIDRFEVVRHNSTEQLLLLGRMLQRSTDLDWCFTRHPAAAGTFFSLMLLGLKFCSCQTQGNMQKFRSGLQLLEDRIYRTSLGWFAHQPEWYDVNIPNFCQSEALSVSVFVHFLSNELLDLSQSDSKGKPREIGNLIDVTDQYHPVWGEMDNYTVGKEKRRQLLLMLCQHEADRLDVWAQPISSKDSPYSRLKISSEKWTEHAKTAFSVDPRIALSLASRFPANAGVKSEVTQLVQTHIVDLRTIPQALPYFVTPKNVEEDSALLQQLPHWAACSITQALEFLTPAYKGHPRVMAYVLRVLESYPPDRVTFFMPQLVQSLRYDEGRLVEGYLLRATQRSDIFAHILIWHLQGESVQETPKEGAIDKNASFQEILPQVRQHIIDGFSPSALDMFTREFDFFDKVTSISGVLFPLPKEERRAGIRRELEKIEMQGDDLYLPTAPSKLVRGIRVDSGIPLQSAAKVPIMITFNVIDRDGDHNDVKPQACIFKVGDDCRQDVLALQVISLLRDIFQAVGLNLYLFPYGVLPTGDERGIIEVVPNTRSRSQMGETTDGGLYEIFQQDYGPVGSATFETARENFLISSAGYAVASLLLQPKDRHNGNLLFDDVGRLVHIDFGFILETSPGGNMRFESAHFKLSHEMTQLLDPSGVMKSKTWHQFVSLCVKGYLAARRYMDGIISTVQMMLDSGLPCFSRGDPIGNLRKRFHPEMSEREAAHFMIHVCTDAYNKWTTAGYDLIQYLQQGIEK; this is translated from the exons ATGGAGGCATTGACGGAGCTTTGCGACATTATAGCGGAGAATCCGAAGCAATTCTCGGAGAAACTAGCGTGGATATGCGGCCGTTGCCCCCAAACCGAATGGCTCCTCGCCGAATCGCCCAGGGTTTCTCGGAGCCACCTCAACGCCGTGTTAGCCGTGGCGCGGATCATCTCCAAGAACCCCGAATCAACCGACAACCGCGCCAAATCCGCCGTGAATGATTTCCTCAGCGCCGTCCCCGCCTCGTTCCGCCGCTCCTTCTGGCCGCATTCGTTCCCCTCGCAGTCGATCTCTGCGTTCTACTGCGATTTCTTGAGTTACCTTTCGTCCGCGGCGGATCTATCGCCGGATTTCGCCACCGAGGTTGCTAGGTTTACAGGTGAGGTCGTGATTGCCGCCGCGAGCTGCGGCGGCGATGGCAATGGGGATGGTGATCCGTCGATTTCCAAGGCGTTCTTGGTGGCGCTCTCTCAGAATTTTCCGTCGATTCTGCAGTCTGATGGGGATAAGTTGATCACAATGTTGCTTGATCAGTTTGTTGTGAGCCGTGCGCCTCTGAACTCGGCGAACTCTGAAACTTCCTCGGCTCAGAGCTCTCCCGTTAGCACGAATCGTTATCCCTCAGGAAAAACGGAGGAGTCTAGTCCTGGCGACGGGTCCACCGCGTCCTCTAAGAGTTCTTCGTCTGTTGTGGTGAATGGGGGTAGTATCGTGTGGAAGACTGGGGTTGATCAGCTGAGCTTTGGATTTAGTGAAGGTAGTGGAGGCTCTAACCCTGTGTTTAGACAACAAGTGGCTTCTTTTGAGGATGAGTCCATCGAGAGCTTGGAGAAGCAAGAGATTGCCTTTAGGTTGATCACTCATATTTTGGAGAAGGTCAAAGTTGATTCCAAACTTCAGGATCAAGTGCGGTTTATAGCGAAGAGGCAGCTCCAGTCCATGTCTGCGTTTCTGAAG TCAAGAAAACGAGACTGGAACGAACAAGGTCCAGTTCTGAAAACTAGAGTCAATGCGAAGCTCTCTGTTTATCAGGCTGTAGCTAAAATGAAAATCAAGAGCCTGGTGTCTCTGGAAACAGATGGAAAAACTTCTAAAAGGTTGGTCCTGGAGACTCTTGCATTGCTATTAGATGCTGCCGATGCCTGCTTGACATCTGTGTGGCGGAAAATGAAGGCCTGTGAAGAGCTGTTCGGTTCTCTGCTTTCTGGGATTGCAAAGATTGCAGTGGAAAGAGGAGGCCAGCCACTTCGTGTGCTGCTCATCCGACTTAAACCATTGGTACTGGCAGTCTGTGCTCAG CCTGATCAAGGGGCTTTGCTCGAGAGCGTATTTAAGACTAGTTGTGAGATTATTGAATCTGGCTGGTCCAAGGACCGAGCCCCAGTGGACACCTTCATTATGGGGTTAGCATCAAGTATTCGTGAAAGAAATGATTATGAAGAACAG GTTGATAGAGAAAAGCAAGTGCCTGCTGTACAGCTAAATGTGATACGGCTGCTTGCTGATCTCAATGTTGCTGTGAAGAAGCCCGAAGTAGCAGACATGATATTGCCACTTTTTATTGAAAGCTTGGAAGAGGGTGATGCTTCGGCTCCTAGCTTCTTGCGACTCCAA CTTCTTGATGCTGTTTCTCGCATAGCAACGTTAGGGTTTGAAAAATCTTACCGCGAGACGGTAGTTTTGATGACCAGAAGTTACTTGAGCAAACTGTCGACTGTAGGATCTGTAGAGAGCAAAACATCAGCACCAGAAGCTACAACTGAGCGTATAGAG ACTCTTCCTGCAGGTTTTCTTACAATTGCCAATGGTCTTGCGGATACAAAATTGCGTTCGGACTATCGCCATCGTTTGCTTTCCTTATGTTCAGATGTAGGCCTGGCTGCCGAATCCAAAAGTGGCGG GAGTGGTGTGGATTTTTTAGGGCCTCTTCTTCCTGCGGTGGCGGAAATATGTTCGGATTTTGATCCTACTTTGGATGTGGAACCCTCACTTTTGAAGTTGTTCCGCAATCTTTGGTTCTATATAGCCCTTTTTGGCTTAGCACCTCCTATTTTGAAAGCTCCAACACCCGCTGGGAAGTCAACCTCCAATTCAGCGAATAGTGGGAGCATGAATGCTGCTTTGCAAGCTGTGGGAGGGCCTTACATGTGGAATACAGAGTGGATTATTGCTGTTCAGCGGATTTCTCAAGGCACTCCCCCTCTT GTTGTCAGTTCTGTAAAATGGCTTGAAGACGAATTGGAACTCAACGCGCTCCATAATCCTGGTAGTCGTCGAGGAAATGGAAATGAGAAAGTAGCTTCAACACAGAGACTTGCTCTTTCAACTGCCTTAGGTGGCCGAGTTGACGTTGCATCAATGAACACCATTTCAG GAGTGAAAGCTACCTATTTGCTTGCTGTCGCTTTTTTGGAAATCATACGCTTTATTAGCAACGGGGGTATCCTTAACGGCGACTCAAGTGTATCTGCTTCTAGAAGTGCCTTCAGCTGTGTCTTCGAATATCTGAAAACTCCAAATCTTACTCCTGCTGTTTCCCAGTGTTTGACGGCAATTGTGCATAGATCCTTTGAAACAGCAGTCTCATGGCTG GAAGATCGAATATCACTTACTGGAAAAGATGCTCGTAATAGAGAACTGACAACGTATGCACATGCTTGTTTCCTCATAAAGAGTATGTCACAGAGAGATGAACACGTTAGAAATATCTCTGTGAACTTGTTGACTCAGTTACGGGACAAGTTTCCTCAG GTCCTCTGGCATTCGTCGTGTCTGGATAGTTTGCTGTTTTCTGTTCATGACAATACATCTTCAACAGTTGTCAATGATCCTGCTTGGACTGCTGCTGTTCGATCTTTATACCAGAAAGTTGTTCGAGAATGGATCATAATATCGCTTTCATATGCTCCATGTACCAGTCAGGGTTTGCTTCAG GATAAGCTGTGTAAGGCAAACACATGGCAGCGAGCACAAACTACCACGGATGTGGTTTCTCTTCTATCTGAGATAAAGATTGGAACTGGGAAAAATGAAATTTGGTCAGGGATAAGAACTGCAAATATTCCAGCGGTGATGGCAGCAGCAGCTGCAGCATCAGGGGCAAACTTAAAAGTTTCTGAATCCTTTAACTTGGAGGTGCTTGGTACTGGTGTAGTCAGTGCAACAGTAAAGTGCAACCATGCTGGGGAAATTGCTGGCATGCGAAGGTTGTACAACAGTATTGGTGGATTTCAATCTGGCTCAGCGCCTAGTGGTTTTGGTGGTGGCCTTCAAAGATTAATATCTGGGGCATTTTCCCAGGCACCACAACCAGAGGATGACTCATTTAATGAGATGTTGATAGCGCGATTTGTGCGTCTCCTTCAGCAATTTGTTAATACTGCTGAAAAAGGTGGAGAGGTGGATAAGACACAATTCCGAGAAACTTGTTCTCAAGCAACTGCACTACTTCTGTCAAACCTG GGTGCTGAGTCAAAAACGAATGTGGAAGGCTTTTCTCAGTTACTGCGTCTCCTTTGTTGGTGTCCTGCATATATATCTACTCCAGATGCTATGGAAACTGGAATTTTTATTTGGACCTGGTTGGTTTCTGCTGCTCCTCAACTTGTATCTCTAGTCCTTGCCGAGCTTGTAGATGCATGGATATGGACAATTGATACAAAGCGAGGGCTCTTTGCGTCTGATGTGCGATACTCTGGCCCAGCTGCAAAATTAAGACCCCATCTTGCCCCTGGGGAGCCAGAAGGATCACCGGAAAGTGATCCAGTTGACCAAATAGTCGCTCACAGACTGTGGCTTGGATTTTTAATTGATCGTTTTGAG GTTGTTCGACATAATAGCACGGAGCAACTCTTGCTGCTAGGTCGAATGTTACAACGGAGTACAGACCTTGACTGGTGCTTTACTCGCCACCCTGCAGCTGCTGGtacctttttttctttgatgCTCCTTGGACTGAAGTTCTGCTCATGCCAAACACAAGGCAATATGCAGAAATTTAGATCTGGACTCCAGCTATTGGAAGATCGAATTTACAG GACTTCCTTAGGCTGGTTTGCTCATCAACCAGAGTGGTATGATGTAAATATTCCGAATTTTTGTCAAAGCGAGGCTCTATCTGTTTCAGTTTTTGTTCACTTTTTATCAAACGAGCTATTGGATTTAAGTCAATCCGATTCCAAAGGAAAACCTCGTGAAATAGGGAACTTGATTGACGTG ACCGATCAGTATCATCCCGTCTGGGGTGAGATGGACAACTACACTGTGGGAAAAGAAAAGAGGAGGCAGTTGCTCCTAATGCTCTGCCAGCATGAAGCTGACAGGCTTGACGTATGGGCGCAACCTATTAGTTCAAA GGACAGTCCATATTCGCGGCTGAAAATAAGCTCCGAAAAATGGACCGAACATGCTAAAACCGCCTTTTCAGTGGACCCTCGCATTGCTTTATCTCTTGCTTCAAGATTTCCGGCAAATGCTGGTGTGAAATCCGAAGTCACTCAGCTTGTTCAG ACACATATTGTAGATCTTCGTACAATTCCCCAGGCATTGCCGTACTTTGTAACACCCAAAAATGTTGAAGAGGACTCAGCGCTGTTGCAGCAGCTACCACACTGGGCTGCTTGTTCAATCACACAGGCTCTTGAGTTCCTCACTCCTGCTTATAAAGGCCATCCACGTGTCATGGCATATGTACTAAGAGTTTTGGAGTCCTATCCTCCTGACCGAGTTACTTTCTTCATGCCCCAGTTGGTGCAGTCTCTACGCTATGATGAAGGG AGGTTGGTGGAAGGGTATCTTCTTAGAGCTACCCAAAGAAGCGACATATTTGCCCATATTCTCATTTGGCATTTGCAG GGTGAGTCTGTTCAGGAAACACCGAAGGAGGGCGCTATCGATAAG AATGCATCATTCCAAGAAATTTTGCCACAAGTTCGGCAGCATATCATTGATGGTTTCAGTCCCAGTGCCTTGGACATGTTCACTAGAGAGTTCGACTTCTTTGACAAAGTTACATCGATTTCCGGGGTGCTATTTCCCCTTCCAAAAGAAGAGCGCAGAGCCGGTATCAGGAG GGAGTTAGAGAAAATTGAAATGCAGGGAGATGACCTCTATTTGCCAACTGCTCCTAGTAAGCTTGTTAGGGGTATCCGTGTAGACAGTGGAATACCCTTACAATCAGCTGCCAAAGTCCCTATTATGATAACTTTCAACGTTATTGATCGTGATGGTGACCATAATGATGTGAAACCACAGGCTTGCATTTTCAAG GTCGGAGATGATTGCCGACAAGATGTTCTTGCCCTTCAAGTGATATCTCTTCTTAGAGATATATTTCAAGCGGTTGGTCTTAATCTTTATCTTTTTCCATATGGAGTACTCCCAACTGGTGACGAGAGGGGAATCATTGAG GTTGTGCCTAATACACGAAGCAGAAGTCAAATGGGTGAAACAACTGACGGGGGTTTGTATGAAATTTTTCAACAAGACTATGGACCCGTGGGCTCAGCCACCTTTGAAACAGCAAGAGAGAACTTCCTCATCAGCAGTGCCGGTTATGCTGTGGCTAGTCTTTTGCTCCAACCCAAAGACAGACACAACGGAAATCTTCTTTTTGATGA CGTGGGAAGACTTGTCCACATCGACTTTGGTTTCATATTGGAAACTTCACCTGGTGGAAACATGCGGTTCGAGAGTGCTCACTTCAAACTGAGCCACGAAATGACTCAGTTGCTAGATCCATCAGGTGTTATGAAAAGCAAAACATGGCATCAATTTGTGAG CTTGTGCGTCAAAGGATACTTGGCTGCTCGCCGGTACATGGACGGAATCATAAGCACGGTGCAAATGATGCTAGACAGTGGATTGCCTTGCTTTAGCAGAGGAGATCCAATTGGTAACCTAAGGAAAAGATTTCACCCAGAGATGAGCGAACGTGAAGCTGCACACTTCATGATTCATGTGTGTACAGATGCGTATAACAAGTGGACTACTGCTGGCTACGACTTGATTCAGTATCTGCAACAAGGCATCGAGAAgtaa